CTTGATCTTCGGCGCAGCGGGGGTGACCAGCAGGAACGTGGACTGGGAGATGTCCTTCTGAATCGGGTGCATAGCCATGGTTCTTCTCTCCTTGAGTCAGGGGGGTACGTCGCCGCACCTCAAGACCGATAGTGCACTAGGTGCGCTAGCTCGTCAACTCTGATGTGTGGCCTAGCTCAGTGGCGGCGCGATCTCGCCCGCCTAGCTGCGCTGAGCCAGCTAGGCGGGCTACCCTTCGGCCATGAAGCTTCCCCAGGACTCGGGCGCGCCGCCCTACCGGCTCGTCGCGGATGCCATCCGGAAGATGATCCGCAGCGGTCGGCTCGCACCGGGGGACAAGGTTCCGTCGTCGCGAGAGCTGGAAGCCGAGTACGAGATCGCCAACATGACGGCCCGCAGCTCGCTTCGCCTGCTCCGCGACGAAGGGCTGATCTACTCAGTGCCCGGCCGGGGGAACTTCGTGGCCGACCCACTCCCCTCGGAAGCCCGGCCCCTTGGCGCCGACCGGAACGCAAGCGGGGAAGGGCGGTTGGGCAGCACCGAGTACGAACAGTTGTCGGC
Above is a window of Streptomyces sp. NBC_01803 DNA encoding:
- a CDS encoding GntR family transcriptional regulator; protein product: MKLPQDSGAPPYRLVADAIRKMIRSGRLAPGDKVPSSRELEAEYEIANMTARSSLRLLRDEGLIYSVPGRGNFVADPLPSEARPLGADRNASGEGRLGSTEYEQLSARLDELSERVDHMMSLLERLNEKRPRPSSKK